From a region of the Etheostoma cragini isolate CJK2018 chromosome 20, CSU_Ecrag_1.0, whole genome shotgun sequence genome:
- the pnn gene encoding pinin has translation MAVAVRSLQDQLEKAKESLKNVDDNIRKLTGRDPNESRPGQLRRLGGPMAGPGGGRGRGINLLRRSLSDMGSGGPPAKQRDIEGALLRLAGDQRARRDARHDSDAEDDDDVKKPALQSSVVATSKERTRRDLIQDQTIDERGKQRNRRMFGLLMGTLQKFKQESNVSTEKQKRRTEIEQKLEVQAEAEKKKAESDKRELFEERRAKQTELRLLEQKVELAQLQEEWTSHNNRLVKYIRTKTKPHIFYVPGKMCSATQKLLDDSTKKLNAVFDERREAFVEHLSKMESRPRRQPNRDQDGNTAATGMDHSAAGKPAGQVVKVTGNRGDAEMEEEDEDDEEEEKEKEGNRKVVEKVKREEGEKEVQEEVEGMELGEEGSEEKKGRQEGFKDREEEKKEEKKEASPGSEGMEVESGPGKIERSKAEEGETVSIQGPTDLQNEKTQDTQSSEPTITSQEAPDTSHQPQLSQPAEEPAVKSPETQGSSPTPEPQTASTVPGQDVSIIPGLEGQTSAAENQAVEVKPGEDEAPRNLPDSKGAPSTTPAPSKEEEGRGRKKAKEPKKGRSHSNSSSSSSSGSSSSGSSSSSSGSSHSSSSSSSSSSSSSSSRSRSRESSKRKRRPSDRARDMKKGEDRSLRKRGGSSGGGRDSKGSKKRSKEGRSRSSRSDREHKDRDRKDKRR, from the exons ATGGCGGTAGCGGTGCGTAGCTTGCAAGACCAGCTTGAAAAAGCAAAGGAAAGCTTGAAAAATGTGGACGATAATATTCGTAAATTAACGGGACGTGATCCTAATGAATCAAG ACCGGGTCAGCTCCGTCGGCTCGGCGGCCCCATGGCAGGCCCAGGTGGAGGTAGAGGCAGAGGAATCAACCTGCTCAG GCGTAGTCTCTCAGACATGGGAAGCGGCGGCCCCCCTGCCAAGCAGAGGGACATCGAAGGAGCCCTGCTAag GCTTGCGGGGGACCAGAGGGCCAGGAGAGACGCGCGTCACGACAGTGACGCCGAGGATGATGACGATGTCAAAAAG cCGGCGTTGCAGTCGTCTGTAGTAGCTACCTCCAAGGAGAGAACACGCAGAGACCTCATTCAAGATCAAACCATTGACGAGAGGGGCAAACAGAG GAATCGGCGTATGTTCGGCCTGCTGATGGGGACCCTGCAGAAGTTCAAGCAAGAGTCCAACGTCTCCACAGAGAAG CAAAAGCGACGTACAGAGATTGAGCAGAAGCTAGAGGTTCAGGCTGAGGCTGAGAAAAAGAAGGCAGAGAGTGATAAAAGAGAGCTGTTTGAAGAGAGGAGAGCCAAACAGACTGAGCTGAGACTACTGGAACAAAAAGTGGAATTAGCTCAGCTG CAAGAGGAGTGGACCAGCCACAATAATCGTCTGGTGAAATACATTCGCACCAAGACCAAGCCTCATATATTCTACGTGCCTGGAAAAATGTGCTCCGCCACACAGAAACTCCTCGACGACTCCACCAAGAAACTAAATG CTGTGTTTGATGAGAGGCGTGAGGCTTTTGTCGAACACCTCAGCAAGATGGAGTCCCGCCCCCGGCGACAGCCAAACCGCGACCAGGATGGCAACACGGCAGCAACAGGGATGGACCACTCGGCGGCGGGTAAGCCAGCAGGTCAGGTAGTCAAGGTGACAGGTAACAGGGGGGAtgcagagatggaggaggaggatgaggatgatgaggaagaggagaaggaaaaggagggaAACAGAAAGGTGGTAGAGAAGGTtaagagggaggaaggagagaaggaagtgCAGGAAGAGGTAGAGGGGATGGAGTTGGGTGAAGAGGGCagtgaggagaaaaaaggaaggcAGGAAGGGTttaaagacagagaggaggagaaaaaggaggagaaaaaggaggcAAGTCCAGGGTCAGAGGGGATGGAGGTAGAAAGCGGGCCGGGGAAGATCGAAAGGAGTAAGgcagaggagggagagacagtCAGTATACAGGGGCCTACAGATCTCCAGAATGAAAAGACCCAGGACACTCAGTCCTCTGAACCAACCATAACGAGTCAAGAAGCACCAGACACCAGTCACCAGCCCCAGCTCAGCCAGCCTGCAGAGGAACCAGCAGTTAAGTCCCCCGAGACCCAGGGATCTTCTCCCACCCCAGAACCCCAAACAGCCTCCACGGTGCCTGGGCAGGATGTCAGTATCATCCCAGGCCTCGAGGGCCAGACCTCAGCTGCTGAGAACCAGGCTGTAGAAGTGAAACCGGGGGAGGATGAAGCACCCCGAAATCTGCCTGATTCCAAGGGGGCCCCCAGCACCACCCCTGCACCCTCtaaggaggaagaggggagagggagaaagaaggcAAAGGAGCCAAAGAAGGGGCGCAGTCATAGCAACAGCTCCTCATCTTCCTCGTCCGGCTCCTCCTCCAGCGGaagctcctcctcttcctccggaTCCAGCCACTCCTCTTCGtcatcatcctcttcttcatcctcttcgTCCAGCAGCCGAAGTCGCAGCCGCGAAAGCAGTAAGCGGAAGAGGAGGCCGTCCGATAGGGCCAGGGACatgaaaaaaggagaagatAGAAGCCTCCGCAAGAGAGGAGGAAGTAGCGGAGGAGGGAGGGACTCAAAGGGATCCAAGAAGAGGAGCAAGGAAGGGAGGAGCAGGTCATCCCGGAGCGATAGGGAGCATAAAGATAGAGACAGGAAGGACAAGAGACGCTAA
- the LOC117935807 gene encoding F-box only protein 33, whose product MALCGGVGAMALPSELIVHIFSFLSDRDKLRASAVCSRWRECLFYPALWTELKLRIGGGCNGGSSNSEETPRLEFLMRKFGSFVRELQLELAPVEGCLSPLNNDPSSTRMDQPDSDPQLSQRWRDAMATYLDQVLCVFSSIRNNRNLRKLSLYGDTGVLQQEGLLDSSHLHQIHQGDKKINEIQQLFMELLSNSRQLQWLSCSFMLGLVTPCSLACLSNPSAETLQHLSLLDHQLGPLISPSELDRLSNLHSLALDFSDLTSELCGLLASPRRTPLHRISLLLNGAALEFKPLEGTATDDDWKALIRVSANLRVYIMALEVNSSELLGVLKPSLPLERLHLDSYSTLVTEATLELISQQYNRTLTHFLLLRDDPDFPDLSINRNEDPLVLLAWRCTQLAVLVIHGYTVWAHNLVAISRLRGSNLRVLTVSEESIDFDPDQAVCMDGDPVHNLVKEVSLGLARVWHPCLDSSLVLSEPTHHFHHELHAFSMGM is encoded by the exons ATGGCTCTGTGCGGGGGTGTCGGAGCCATGGCTTTGCCTAGCGAGCTTATTGTCCACATATTTTCCTTTCTGTCCGACCGAGACAAGCTCCGGGCCTCGGCCGTGTGTTCACGATGGAGGGAGTGTCTTTTCTACCCAGCGCTGTGGACCGAGCTCAAATTGCGGATAGGTGGTGGTTGTAACGGCGGCAGCTCCAACTCCGAGGAGACCCCGAGGCTGGAGTTCCTCATGCGTAAATTCGGTTCCTTCGTGCGGGAGCTTCAACTGGAACTCGCACCGGTGGAAGGCTGCCTTAGTCCTCTAAACAACGACCCGTCATCCACCAGGATGGACCAGCCCGATAGCGACCCGCAGCTCTCCCAGCGATGGAGAGACGCCATGGCCACCTACTTGGACcaggtgttgtgtgtgttctccagCATCCGCAACAACAG aAACCTGCGGAAGCTGAGTCTGTATGGAGACACCGGTGTTCTCCAGCAGGAGGGACTATTGGACAGCTCCCACCTGCACCAAATTCACCAGGGGGATAAAAAGATCAATGA AATCCAGCAGTTGTTCATGGAGTTGTTGTCTAACAGCAGGCAGCTGCAGTGGTTGTCTTGTAGTTTCATGCTGGGTCTGGTGACTCCTTGCTCCTTGGCCTGCCTGTCAAATCCTTCAGCCGAGACCCTGCAGCACCTCAGTTTACTGGACCACCAGCTGG GCCCCCTCATCTCGCCATCAGAGTTGGATCGTTTATCTAATCTTCATTCTCTGGCTCTGGATTTCTCTGATTTGACATCTGAGCTTTGTGGTTTGCTGGCTTCTCCACGTCGAACTCCACTGCATCGCATCTCCCTGCTGCTCAATGGCGCCGCCCTGGAGTTTAAACCATTAGAAGGGACCGCTACAGACGACGATTGGAAGGCACTG ATTCGTGTTAGTGCCAACCTGCGAGTGTACATCATGGCCCTGGAGGTCAACAGCTCAGAGCTCCTTGGGGTCCTTAAGCCTAGCCTTCCTCTCGAGCGGCTCCACCTCGACAGTTACAGCACACTTGTAACTGAGGCCACATTGGAGCTCATTTCCCAGCAGTACAACAGGACGCTGACTCACTTCCTGCTCCTGAGGGATGACCCTGACTTCCCTGACCTCAGCATCAATCGGAACGAAGACCCATTGGTCCTCTTGGCGTGGAGATGTACTCAGCTGGCTGTACTGGTGATACATG GTTACACAGTTTGGGCCCATAATTTGGTGGCTATCTCTCGGCTGCGTGGCTCCAACCTTCGCGTCCTGACAGTCTCTGAGGAGAGCATCGACTTTGATCCGGACCAGGCAGTGTGCATGGATGGTGACCCGGTCCATAACCTGGTCAAGGAGGTTTCTCTGGGCCTCGCCCGTGTCTGGCACCCTTGCCTGGATTCCAGCCTGGTTTTGTCCGAACCCACCCATCACTTCCACCATGAGCTGCACGCCTTCAGCATGGGCATGTAG